The nucleotide window TGGTTACTCAGCACCTCCATCCTGCTCTCTGAGGGACTCTGGGATCCAGAGTCATCATCCATCTGTTCCACACGGAGGCTGACTGTGGGTAAGATGATGAAGCGAGTGTCACGGGACTCCAGAGACAGGATGACCCTCTGGGTCACGGTGGCCAGCCGACTGGACACTGATACGGGCAACCGGAAGGTTACGGGAGGAAGCTGGGCCAGAATGCGAGAGTTGCAAGGGAGAGAGTGAGCATCTCCACCCTCTAGTGGTGTGGAGTGGCGGCACAAGGGGCAAGAGATGGATGGAAAGCTGTCGGGGTCAGGAGTGTGCAGTGGGGACAGCTGGATGTTATCAAGGCATTCAGTACAGAAGACATGGAGACACTCCAGCATGCGCGGAAGTTTGCGGTCTTGGTCGTATTCCTGATAGCACACGGGGCACTCCACCTCAGGGGAGTCCCCGCAAGAGGAGGTCTCATCCTGGGTTGACGTCACCACTGAGCTCATCCCTGGGCTCATCCCTGGGCTTCTGACATGGAGGTGGACAAGGTTAATGCAGAAAAAACTGGGTTCAATGGAACCTTCTCACACCTGTGatgaaacatatttttattagaacaaacTTTCAAAAGGTTTTTTTCTAATGGATTAACAACTTCTGCAACCTCGTGATGTTTAAATTGTTATTACAGGTGCAAGAGAGACTTTTGGTgtttacaaaaaataattaagaagCTCTACAGCATTAATCACACTAGCAATAAAGAGTACAGTCCATGTTGTAGATGTCTTAACATGATAATGTCAACTATGTCAACattagtgtttttattgtgtaCCTGTTTCACTGGGTTCTTATTAAGCGTGCCAGTTTCATCTTGTCATGACCCACATTAGGGAGGAGTGTAACTTCTGTCACGGCACAGTGTTTCCTCTTTCACCTCTCAACCCTTATTTTTCTAATTTCACAAAAGGGTGGAAATACTTTCATTCTTTCAATCATTTCTGATTtaaatcattatctgtaacccttatccagtgcagggtcacggtgggtccagagcctacctggaatcattggacgcaaggcgggaatacaccctggagggggcgccagtccttcacagggcaacacacactcacacctacggacacttttgagtgtccaatccacctactaacgtgtttttggactgtgggaggaaaccggagcacccggaggaaacccacgcagacacagggagaacacaccacactcctcacagacagtcacccggaggaaacccatgcagacacagggagaacacaccacactcctcggaAATACTTTCCAATATCTATTAAAGTGTAAATATTTTCTCTGaatgtaattaaacattttcatCTGAATGGCAGAATCTCAAATGATGAACATAGTTAGATACAGTATATCatcaataattttaataatagaCCAACACAGTCCAAGGTcgagtaaaacataaaattaataatatttaggaATGTGTTGTAGTTTATTGTGGCGTATGAAACAACATAATGCAGTTGAAATGTGTATAAAGTGATGATCTGATACTGctgcttttttattcattttgtggcagtgtaaataaacagtaaattgtataaggcaaaaaaaaaggctttagtGTTATTCTTCAGGAGCCGTACTGACAGACAGGGAACTGCAATGGGGAACCTGGAGTTAATCCAAgcctctttttattttatttttcaaaaaagatcTAGAAAACTGTAAAGCCTGCACAAGGCTGGACATGGTCTGAAATGGTTCATTAAAGATTGTTGGTAAGTGCTGGCGGCTCAAAGGGGAAGTTTGGTTAGTTTCGCAACTCTAACCACAAACTTCTGCTGGTATTTCCTGCTATTAAAATTACCTGATACTGCACTGTGTCAAGAAAGCGGTCGTGTTTAGGAGCGCAcactttttgtgtgtattttactGAATGAATCAGAGGGCAGTTTAACAGCTCGAGaatgaaaataattacattgaTGTTATTTCAACAAGCCGTAGatttaaacatgaaatgaaattaTACAAACATTGAGACAGACATCTTTTAAATCCAGGAGTGCAGTTCTTGTGTTCTGTAAATCATTCCTGGGTTTTGCTTGATGCAAGACTTCAGCAGTCCCTTGGTCACCGCTGTCTGATTCCTCTCTTCATGATACACCATAGGCCACAAACCTGACCTGAAAGTAGGGCCAATCGCACGCACTCTGTGTCTGCGAAACCATGCTGTTGTAGCAACTGCAGAAcgaggcctggcattgtcttgttGAAATAAACATGGACTTCCTGAGAAGAATGTTGCATTGATAGCAGCATGTCTTTCTCAAATTCCAAAATACATCTCCGAATCACTAGTATATTCACAGATGCGCAAGTCACCCATAACTGTTCTTTAATGATTACAGATTGCCCTTTAGTCTTTGGGACGGTGAGTTGATTTTTTTCTTGACTGCTTCCATCTTTTCTAACGGTGTCATATcaaaaatgtgttaatgtttaCAAAACAATTAAATCAAGTTGGTCAGCCACAAAATTGAAATCTTTGGTCTtgcctttgtttgtttatttactttgttgttgttgttctcatgttttttattgcatttttaatgcACTCTCAAAaaggtttaaatatttttgttctaCATGCCTTTATCACCGCTCAAACAAGCAGGTCTGCACTGAACAACCTAAATAGTTCAGATGAATATGGTGGACAATACAATCTGGGCTGAATGTTTGACAGATTTAGAAACAGTAGCTATGAGAAGCTAGGATGTCTCTGAATTTTGCGGCTTCAGTTAGCAGCacggtgactgtctgagaggagtgtggtgtgttctctctgtgtctgtgtgggtttcttccgggtgactgtctgtgaggagtgtggtgtgttctccctgtgtctgcgtgggtttcctccgtgtgctccggtttcctcccacagtccaaaaatacatgttggtaggtggactggagactcaaaaatgtccgtaggtgtgagtgtgtgttgccatgtaaaggactggcgccccctccagggtgtgttcctgccttgcgcccagtgattccaggtaggctccggacccaccgccgccctgaactggataagggtttacagacaaagaatgaataaatgtagcTTTTAGtttacagggtttttttttccttttcagaaAGTCTAGTATGCTGATctacttgtgtttgtgtttgtgtctgtgtttggttACAGTGTGTGGTTTGGTTACACCACCAAAACATTCCCCGACTATCACTACTTCTGCTTTTAAAAACCATTACAAATGACACTCAC belongs to Hoplias malabaricus isolate fHopMal1 chromosome 9, fHopMal1.hap1, whole genome shotgun sequence and includes:
- the LOC136706854 gene encoding uncharacterized protein isoform X3; this translates as MSPGMSSVVTSTQDETSSCGDSPEVECPVCYQEYDQDRKLPRMLECLHVFCTECLDNIQLSPLHTPDPDSFPSISCPLCRHSTPLEGGDAHSLPCNSRILAQLPPVTFRLPVSVSSRLATVTQRVILSLESRDTRFIILPTVSLRVEQMDDDSGSQSPSESRMEVLSNHRRGLMCVQMLVVIFWLLFVLGCVIGVVFGPNLFHH